CTATACCTTTTTAAGATAGCGAGATAACCGATGCTGATTGCTCAAGCGATTGTCAATAATTCTGAAGAGGTATCGCTAGCGGTACAAGGTGCATGGCAAAACACTTGGGAACTCGCCTTTAATGGCACTCTTTATCAAGCACTCACCAATCTGGGATTGATCGTTGCCGTGGCTTCGCTGTTGCTATGGACAATCCAATTCACTAAAAACTTGATTGATGACCAGAGCTATCGGCAGTTTGGCGAGCTAATTTGGCCCGTGATTGTGATTGTGCTGCTCACTAATGGTGGTCAAAACCTGATCGGACTTACCAATGGGATGCGGACGGTGATTAACAATGCCAATAACTCGGTCTTAGGTGCAATTACCTCAACAGCCCAATTGGAGAAAACCCTATCAGCCTTGGCTGATTTCTCGGTCGCTCAAGAACAAATTATTGCTTACCGTCAGCAATGTAATGGGTTTACCAAAAATGAGGAGATGCAGGTTTGCTTGCAAGAGGTAAATACCAAAGCTCAGGCTTTGCTCGGTAATTATCAATCTAACTATGGTGCGGTTGCGGCTGCTCTGGTTGGCAAGTTACAAAAACAAATCCAGAAGGCAAGTGAAAATCCTCTCGAGGCGGCTAGCAATCTCTTCCCTGGCACGGTGATTTCAAGGTCAATCATGCTGGCAGCGATCGAGACTTTTATGGTAGCGATGCAGTCCGCATTTCAGGCTTTGATTGAAGTCGGTTTTCTACTCACAGGGTTACTCGGTCCTCTGGCGGTTGGTGCTTCCTTACTGCCGATTGGAGCAAAGCCACTCTATGCATGGATGACAGGATTCTGGTCATTGGGCATGGCAAAGCTGAGCTTGAACATTGTCACAGGACTTGCCGCCACAGCGATCGCCGCTTCAGCACAGATGGATACGCTCTCGATCGCAATTGTTCTCGGACTACTTGCACCAATTCTGGCGCTATCCCTATCGGCGGGTGGTGGCATGGCAATATTTAGCGCCATTCTCTCGGCGGCAAGCGCAGCCGCTTCCGCAGGTTTAAATATCGGTCTACGCATTTCTAGGTAATTCCCATGAACTCATATCCAAATCCAGAAGTGAATACAGAAACAAAACCAGAAACAGATGAAACTAATGCTTTCCATCGCTTTATTCCTGATGGTCTATCCAACAGTAGTAAAGCCAAAACTCCTAAAGACGTACTGGTGGTATCGATTTTGTTCGGCATACTTGGCTTATCGGCGCTCAATAGTCTAGGGCTGATCGCTCTGATTGGTGCATATGTCTCCCTTGCTTCCCAGAAACCACCTACGCTCGTACAGTTGTCGGGCGGTAAAGCAATTACGGCGATCGCTAGTGAGAATAAAACCAGATCTCCTGAAGTGGTGAAGCAGTTTGTTACCCAGCAGGTGATGGCATTGATGACATGGACGGGGGAACTACCCTCTGATGCTAGTCAAAATGGCAAGCCGCTTTTGGATACTGGCGTGGAAGTTACTGCGGACAAGGGCTTGAAAAAGAAAATCACCACCACTGCATGGCAAGCTAGCTTTGCTTTTTCTGAAGACTTCCGCAAGGGATTGCTCTCGTCAATCGCGGAACTCACGCCGATCGAGGTGTTTTCAGGCGGCAGCAAGGTAATTCTAGTGCCGCAGACGATTACGGCTCCTGAGGAGATTGAGAAAGGGAAGTGGAAAGTTAATCTGGTGGCAAATCTAGTTACTTTCAGTCCCCTCAATCAAGTTGGCGAATCGGTTCCCTTTAATAAGGAAATCTTCATTCAGGCGATCGATGTGCCGAATCTGAAAGCCGATGCTTCACCTCTGGAGCAAGCCATTTTCAAAGTGAGATCCTCTGGGCTAGAAATCTATGCCATGCGGGATCTCACCAGAAATGATTTGAAATAACTTTTCCCTGTCGATACTTCAAGGAGTTGTAATGATTACCGAAGTTCAAGAACCACAATCAGTAAGCGTAACCGATGAAATTGACTTTGCTCGGTTAACTGGATTTCAACCCGATGTCACCGATGATGCGGGCTTGGCGATCGATGATTTTAGTGAAGACCCAGATCCAGAGCAACATCGGACGATACGCGGTATTGTTGGTAGTCCTTTTTCTAAGATTGCTTTAGTTGGTGGGGTTGGTTCTCTAGGATTTTTGCTGATGGGGCTATTCATGAATAGCATTATGTCGCCATCTAATGCCAAGCAATTAACGGCTAAATCCAATGATGAAAAGCTTGCCCTAACCTCGACCACCGATCCTAAGGATGCCGAAATTGCCAAGTTTAAAACGGATTTAGCTTTAGGTAGTCAGCTTTCTGCGGGTAAATCAAAAACACTGCGTCCAAGCAATCTACCAAAGTCAGATGCATTGGCTTCTAAAGGTGACTCCAAAGACAAGTTAGAAGCCAATCCTGTACAGTCTGCCGATCTCCCAACCGTCTCACCCGTGAGAAATCTATCGGCTCCGCCCCTTGAGCCAATACCAATGCGACAGGTGATGTCACAGCCTACCCCTGTAATGCTTCCGCCTCGTAACTTTTCTGCTAGTCCCCCTGAATCTAAAAATCCCGCCGATGAATGGCAGAGACTGGCAAGCATTGGCAGTTATGGCAATTTGGCTGCGCCTACGGAAATACCGCGCGCGATCGCGATCGCTCCTGTTGCTACGAATAATGTAAACAATCCCAATTCTGCAATTCCTCCGATTGAGAAGACACCTTTAAATTCACTCACCAACTACCTCGCGCAAGCGGAAAAATCCTTACCAAAAGCTACACCTGCGAATACTTTGCTGGTTGGGACGACAGCCAAAGCCGCTTTAAAAACATCGGTCGTGTTCTCCACCGATGGTAGTCGGATTATGGGTAGCGCTCCTGGACTTGTTCCCAAATTTATTGTCACGCTCCAAGAGCCAATTGCAACGGCGGATGGTAAGCCTGTGATTCCTGCGGATGCGGTTTTAATCGTCACCGCCCGTCCCCTCGATGCTAAATCAGGACTAGCTGAATTGGATGTGGTTGGTATAGCGATTAATGGTCGCGAGTTGATTCCGCCACCTAATGCGATTACCTTGCGTGGTGCAGAAGGTTCGCCTCTAGTCGCGGACAAGTACTTCGATCGCGGGTCAGAAATTAGCGGTATGGATGTGGCGAGCTTCATTACTTCGGCATTAGCGGAAGTTGGCAAACTTACCAACAGTCCCACGACTACTAGCAGCATCTCATCCATTGGCGGTAGTGCCACGGTCAGTACCGCGCCGCCGCCGAACTATCTTGGTGCGGCGATCAGTGGTGGCTTTGGCGTTCTCTCGGAAACTTTGAATCGGCGCAGTCAACAGGCGATGGAGGATATTAAAACCCGTCCTAATGTCTTTTTTATCCCCGCAGGCAAGGAACTGCAAGTGTTTGTCAATCAAACTGTGACTTTCTAGCTAATACCAATCTTCTATCAACAGATCGAGTTCTAC
This window of the Pseudanabaena sp. ABRG5-3 genome carries:
- a CDS encoding TrbI/VirB10 family protein, with the protein product MITEVQEPQSVSVTDEIDFARLTGFQPDVTDDAGLAIDDFSEDPDPEQHRTIRGIVGSPFSKIALVGGVGSLGFLLMGLFMNSIMSPSNAKQLTAKSNDEKLALTSTTDPKDAEIAKFKTDLALGSQLSAGKSKTLRPSNLPKSDALASKGDSKDKLEANPVQSADLPTVSPVRNLSAPPLEPIPMRQVMSQPTPVMLPPRNFSASPPESKNPADEWQRLASIGSYGNLAAPTEIPRAIAIAPVATNNVNNPNSAIPPIEKTPLNSLTNYLAQAEKSLPKATPANTLLVGTTAKAALKTSVVFSTDGSRIMGSAPGLVPKFIVTLQEPIATADGKPVIPADAVLIVTARPLDAKSGLAELDVVGIAINGRELIPPPNAITLRGAEGSPLVADKYFDRGSEISGMDVASFITSALAEVGKLTNSPTTTSSISSIGGSATVSTAPPPNYLGAAISGGFGVLSETLNRRSQQAMEDIKTRPNVFFIPAGKELQVFVNQTVTF